A genomic segment from Pistricoccus aurantiacus encodes:
- a CDS encoding AI-2E family transporter, which produces MSLRSVFRSWMDRYFSDEEAVILMVLLVLGVVVVMWLGRMLAPFLTALVISFLLQGAVNWLVRRGLPHLPSVLLVFLGFVGILLAMALIVMPLIWNQLVSLVQEIPRMFASGQIFLEKLQANYPNLITPDQIQNWIGMAGREMTQMGQRALSLSLASLGNLMSVIIYLVLVPILVFFMLKDKDRLVGFTLWLLPKKRDLMTRIWREMDTQIANFVRGKFIEIIIVGSVSFLTFAFFGLPYSALLALTVGLSVLVPYIGAAVTTLPVAAVAGFHFGLGDQFLYVVIAYGVIQALDGNVLVPVLFSEAVNLHPVSIILAVLFFGGIWGFWGIFFAIPLATLIKALLYAWPRGIQKRSEQAAQRRQTEA; this is translated from the coding sequence ATGAGCCTGAGGTCGGTTTTCAGGAGCTGGATGGATCGCTATTTCTCCGACGAGGAAGCGGTCATCCTTATGGTGCTGCTGGTATTGGGCGTGGTAGTGGTGATGTGGCTGGGCCGCATGCTGGCGCCGTTTCTGACTGCCCTGGTGATCTCCTTTCTGCTGCAGGGGGCGGTCAACTGGCTGGTACGCCGGGGTTTGCCGCATCTTCCCTCGGTGCTGCTGGTGTTTCTCGGTTTCGTCGGTATTCTGCTGGCCATGGCGCTGATCGTGATGCCTCTGATCTGGAATCAGCTGGTCAGCCTGGTGCAGGAAATACCCCGCATGTTCGCCAGCGGCCAGATTTTCCTGGAAAAGCTGCAGGCCAACTATCCCAATCTGATCACGCCGGATCAGATCCAGAACTGGATCGGCATGGCCGGGCGTGAGATGACCCAGATGGGCCAGCGTGCGCTGAGCCTGTCACTGGCCTCCCTGGGCAACCTGATGTCGGTGATCATCTATCTGGTGCTGGTACCGATCCTGGTATTCTTCATGCTCAAGGACAAGGATCGGCTGGTAGGCTTCACGCTGTGGCTGCTGCCGAAGAAGCGCGATCTGATGACGCGCATCTGGCGGGAAATGGACACTCAGATTGCCAACTTCGTGCGCGGCAAGTTCATCGAGATCATCATCGTCGGCAGCGTCTCGTTTCTGACCTTTGCCTTTTTTGGCCTGCCGTATTCCGCGCTGCTGGCGCTGACGGTAGGGCTCTCCGTGCTGGTGCCCTATATCGGCGCGGCGGTCACCACCCTGCCGGTGGCGGCGGTAGCGGGATTTCATTTCGGCCTGGGGGATCAGTTTCTCTATGTGGTGATCGCCTATGGGGTTATTCAGGCCCTGGACGGCAACGTGCTGGTACCGGTGCTGTTTTCCGAGGCGGTCAACCTGCATCCGGTCTCGATCATCCTCGCGGTGCTGTTCTTCGGCGGCATCTGGGGCTTCTGGGGCATCTTCTTCGCCATTCCCCTGGCCACGCTGATCAAGGCACTGCTGTATGCCTGGCCGCGGGGTATTCAAAAGCGCAGCGAACAGGCGGCCCAGCGTCGCCAGACCGAGGCCTGA
- the dapA gene encoding 4-hydroxy-tetrahydrodipicolinate synthase yields the protein MITGSIVALATPMKVNGDIDWEALRRLVNFHLDNGTDGIVAAGTTGEPTTMSFAEHFDVIRTIVEEVDRRIPVIAGTGSNNTTEAVELTRYAKEVGADYCLTVAPYYNKPTQEGLYQHFKAIAETSDLPVILYNVPGRTCSDIYNETVLRLAEVDNIIGLKDATGNLERAEDLISRLEGSGFMLYSGDDGTACDFMLMGGHGDISVTANVAPKAMHELCTAAVAGDADKAHQINTRLMPLHTQLGIESNPIPVKWALNRMGYSEAGIRLPLTWLSERYHSTVSEALQLAGLIEDAG from the coding sequence ATGATCACAGGCAGTATCGTCGCTCTAGCGACGCCGATGAAGGTCAATGGCGATATCGACTGGGAGGCGCTGCGCCGACTGGTAAACTTCCATCTCGACAACGGCACCGATGGGATCGTCGCCGCCGGCACCACCGGCGAGCCCACCACCATGTCTTTCGCGGAACACTTCGACGTCATCCGCACCATTGTCGAGGAAGTCGATAGGCGCATTCCGGTCATCGCCGGCACCGGCTCCAATAACACCACGGAGGCGGTGGAGCTGACTCGCTACGCCAAGGAAGTGGGCGCCGACTATTGCCTGACCGTGGCGCCTTATTACAACAAGCCGACTCAGGAAGGCCTGTATCAGCACTTCAAGGCCATCGCCGAAACCAGCGACCTGCCGGTGATTCTCTACAACGTGCCCGGACGTACCTGCTCGGACATCTACAACGAAACCGTGCTGCGCCTGGCGGAAGTCGACAACATCATCGGCCTGAAGGATGCCACCGGCAATCTCGAGCGCGCCGAGGATCTGATTTCCCGCCTCGAGGGCAGCGGCTTCATGCTCTATTCCGGCGACGACGGCACCGCCTGCGACTTCATGCTGATGGGAGGGCATGGGGATATTTCGGTCACCGCCAACGTGGCGCCGAAGGCCATGCACGAACTCTGTACCGCCGCCGTGGCCGGCGACGCGGACAAGGCGCATCAGATCAACACTCGCCTGATGCCGCTGCATACCCAGCTGGGTATCGAATCCAACCCGATCCCCGTCAAGTGGGCGCTCAATCGCATGGGATACAGCGAAGCGGGCATTCGTCTGCCGCTGACCTGGCTTTCGGAGCGCTATCATTCCACGGTGAGCGAAGCCTTGCAGCTGGCGGGACTCATCGAGGACGCCGGCTGA
- a CDS encoding sulfurtransferase TusA family protein: MSLQPDEVLDARQLPCPLPLLKAKQALSRLETGQLLEVRATDAGSWRDFEVFAAQGAHVLEARETRDDTYYYWLRKGNPAQREDRAE; encoded by the coding sequence ATGTCCTTGCAGCCCGATGAGGTGCTCGATGCCCGCCAACTGCCCTGTCCACTGCCGCTGCTGAAGGCCAAGCAGGCCTTGTCGCGACTCGAAACGGGGCAGCTACTTGAAGTGCGTGCCACGGATGCCGGTTCCTGGCGCGACTTCGAGGTGTTCGCCGCCCAAGGGGCGCATGTGCTGGAAGCCCGGGAAACTCGCGACGATACCTATTATTACTGGCTGCGTAAGGGCAACCCCGCTCAGCGCGAGGATCGCGCTGAATGA